The genomic segment CGAGAACGCGAGCAGCCCCTCGCGGCCGCCGTGGGCCACCGTGACGGAGTGGCCGTGGGTAGTGAGCACCTCGGCGACGATCTCGAGCACGGAGGCCTCGTCGTCGATCACGAGGATCTTGCCCTTCCGCTCGAGAGGCGCCGCCACCGGCGCCACCGGCGGCGCCACGGCGGCCGCGGCGCCCGGGAGCCAGAACGACACGGTGGTGCCGATGCCCTCGGTGCTGTCCATCGAGATCTCGCCGCCGTGGCGCCGGATGGTGCCGTAGGCCACCGCGAGGCCGAGGCCGGTGCTCTTCACGCCCTTCGTGGTGAAGAAGGGCTCGAAGGCGCGCCGCTTCACGTCGGCGCCCATGCCGGTGCCGGAGTCGCTGATGGTCACGCCGACTCGGTTCTTGTCGGCCTGCGTCCGGATCACGATGCGGCCGCCGGACGGCATCGCGTCCACCGCGTTCAGGAGCAGGCTCGTCACGACCTCGCGGATCTCCGCGGCGCGGCCGGGCACGCGCGGCAGCGGCGCGGGGTCGTAGACGACCTCGATACGCGCGCCGCGAATCTGGGCCTCGTGCTCCCAGCGCGGCCGCGTGAGCTGGATGCCCTCGCCGATCACCGCGTCGAGGTCCACGGCGCCCACCACGTCGTCCTTGTCGGTGCGGCCGAAGGCCTGGATGCGCCGCACCGTCTCCGCCGCGTCCACCGCCGAGCGCTCGATGGTCCGGAGGCTGGCCACCAGGTCCTCCGGCGGCTTCTTCATGAGGATGAGCTGGGTGCGCCCCAGCACCACCGCCATCAGGTTGTTGAGATGGTGGGCGGCGCCTGCGGCCAGCTCGCCCACCGCGCGGAGGGTGGCGCCGCGCACCAGCGTCTCCTGGGCGGCTTTGAGATCATCGAGGGTGTGCCGGAGGTCGGTGACGAGGCGCGCATTGTCCATGGCGATGGCGGCCTGGCGGGCGAGCGCAGTGAGGAGGCGGATCTCGCGCTCCGCCGGACGGTGCGTCTCGTCCCAGTAGATGCCCACCGCGCCCAGGACGGTCTCGCGGCTCACCACGGGCACGGCGAGGACGGCGCGGTAGCCGAAGCGCTTGGCCATCTCGGCGAGGCTCGCCTTCTCCTGCACCTGGATGGAGTCGTAGCCGGGCGGCGGATCCCCGACGACGTCGGCGCTCCACACCGGCGCGCGCCGGGCCACCGCGGTTCCCACCGCCCCCTGCCCGACCAGGACCACGTAGCCCTTGTCCACCGGCATGCCGCGTACCGCGCGGGCGAGGAGGTGGTCGGCCTCCTGGTCCATCTCGAACACCACCGAGCGCTGCGCCCCCGTCAACTTGGTGGCGCTGTCGGCGATCGCGTCCAGCACCTCCTGGATGTCGAGCGTCGAGGCGAGGGTCTCGCCCACCGCGGAGAGCGTCTGCACCTCGGCGGCACGCTGCGCCGACTCCTCGTACTGCCGCGCGCGGTCGACGCCGAGGGCGACCTGGGCGCCCATCGTCATCGCGAGATCCTGATCGCCGGGCGTCCACACGCGCGGAGCGCGCGTCTCGTCGAGGGAGAGCGTGCCGATCACGCGGTCGCCCGAGATGAGCGGCACCACCAGGACGGAGCGGAGCCCGAAGGCCTCCACCCATGCCGGGGTGACCAGCCCCGAGCGCGATGCGTCGTCGATCACCACGGGCCGGCGGGTCCGCGCCGCCTCCGAGTCGGCGAGCATCTGCTGCACACCGGCCTCGGCGAGGGCCTTGAAGCGCCCCCACAGATCGTGGTCTACGTGCCCGTCAGCGAACTGGGCCATCACGGGCACGAGCCGGTCGCCCTGGAAGAGATTGATCGTGCAGCGCTCGGCGCCAAGGGCCTGCGCCACCTGCCGCGCCACCGCGCGCAGCAGCGGCCGGAGCTCGAGCGTGGAGGCGCACACCTGGGCGACCTCGAGGAGCGACGCCGTCTGGCGCGCGCGCTGGCGCTCGCCCTCCATGCCGCGCACGGTGCCGATGGCGAGCGCGGCCTGCTGCGCGAGGCCGACGATGACCGTCTCGTCTTTGTCGGTGAAGTGCGCGTGGCTGCGGCGGTAGGCCCAGAGGATCGCGGTGACCTTGCCCTCGCGGTCCAGGATGGGCGCGCCGATCATCGCGCGCGTCTCCTCCGCCCGCGCCCAGTCGTCCAGTACCGCGGAGCGGGAGAAGCGTGTGTCGGCGAGATAATCGTCGGTGCGCACCGCGCGCCGCTCCGCGAGGACGAGCCCGGCCATGCCGTCGCCGGCGACGAGGCGAACGCGCGGGAACTGGGCGGTGCGCGCGCCCTGCGTCACCACCGTCTCCGCGTCCTGGCTCGTGGGCTCCACCAGCGAGCAGAAAGCGCCGTCGGCGCGCAAGAGCTCGCGGGTCTCGCGCACCACGGTGCGCAGCGCGGTCTCGAGGTCGGGCGACGACAGGGTCTCGGAGGTGACGCGCTGGAATGCCTGGATCTCGGCGAGCCGCTCGAGGGCTTCCGCGTAGAGCCCCGCGTTCCGCACCGCGGTCGCCGCGGGCGCGGCCACTGCGGCGGCCAGCTTGACCTCCTCGGGGGAGAACTCGCGCCGCGCGCGCGTCATGCAGGCGATGATGCCGATGGGGCTCATGTCGAGGAGAATGGGCACGAGCAGGACGGAGCGGACGCCTTCGGCCTCGAACCAGCCGCGATTGCGCACGCGCGAGTCCGCGAGCACGTCCGGCACCACGAGCGGCTGCTGGCTTTCGAGCACGCTGCCCGCGAGTCCCTCGCCCATCCGGAAACGCTGCTGATACTCGACGTCCTGGCCGGAGGTGCCGGTCTCCGTGCGGAGGGTCAGCGTGCCCGCGCGGTCGCCGGCGAGCCAGATCCGGACGATGTCAACCCCGAGACGCGTCTGCGCGACGTCGGCGAGACGCTCGAGCACCTCGCCCAGGTCGAGGGTTGACGCGACGAGCCAGCTCGATTCGGCGAAGACCTCGAGCTCACGCGCGGCGGCCAGACGGGGTTCGTTCGCGGCCATGTGGTCTCGGCCCCCCGACCCCGACGGGACGCGCTGGGAGCCTTGAACTCACTATAGCCCGTCGCCCCCATTGTTCCGCGTCCTTCCTGGCCCCGGCGGCGCCCTTGACGGGCTCCGGGGGGCCGCGTACGATTCACGACGCAGATTCTGCGCGGGAGCTCGGCGGAGACACCGGGCTGAGAGGGCGGCAATCGGGCCGCCGACCGCCACAACCTGACCTGGGTAATGCCAGCGTAGGGAGGCCACATGAAGACTTACCTCTTTTCCCCTCACGACGCGTCATTGCGCGTCCCCGTCCGCGAGCTGTCCCTCACCAACGGCGAGCGGCTACGGCTCTACGACACCTCGGGGCCGTACACGGATCCCGACTTCACCCCCGATCTTAAGCAGGGGCTGCCCCCGCTCCGGCGCTCGTGGATCGAGGGCCGCGGCGACGTCGAGCCCGGCGCGGGCGGCCGGTGGGGCCTGCGCGCCCGGCCCGGCGGGCGCGTGACGCAGATGCACTACGCGCGGCGGGGCGAGATCACTTCCGAGATGGCGTTCGTGGCGGTGCGAGAGGGCATGGAGGCCGAGGTGGTGCGCGACGAGGTGGCCCGCGGGCGCGCCATCATCCCCTCCAATATCAATCATCCCGAGTCCGAGCCGATGATCATCGGCCGGCGCTTCCTCGTGAAGATCAACGCGAACATCGGGAACTCGGCGGTGGCGTCCTCGATCGAGGAGGAAGTGGACAAGATGACGTGGGCGACCCGCTGGGGCGCGGACACGATCATGGACCTCTCCACCGGCAAGAACATCCACGAGACGCGAGAGTGGATCCTCCGCAACTCCCCCGTCCCCATCGGCACCGTGCCCATCTATCAGGCTCTCGAGAAGGTGGGAGGCAAGGCCGAGGACCTCACCTGGGAGGTCTACCGCGACACCCTCATCGAGCAGGCCGAGCAGGGGGTGGACTACTTCACCATCCACGCCGGCGTGCTCCTCCGCTACGTGCCCCTCACCGCGAAGCGGGTGACCGGCATCGTGTCTCGCGGCGGGAGCATCATGGCGAAGTGGTGCCTCGCCCATCATCAGGAGAGCTTCCTCTACACGCGCTTCCGCGAGATCTGCGAGATCATGGCGGCCTACGACGTGGCCTTCTCGCTGGGTGACGGCCTCCGGCCCGGCTGCCAGGCCGACGCCAACGACGAGGCGCAGTTCGCGGAGCTGGACACGCTCGGCGAGCTCACCACGCTCGCGTGGGAGCAGGACTGCCAGGTGATGATCGAGGGGCCGGGGCACGTGCCCATGCACCTCATCAAGGAGAACATGGACCGGCAGCTCGCGACGTGCCACGAGGCGCCGTTCTACACCCTGGGCCCGCTCACCACGGATGTGGCTCCCGGCTACGATCACATCACGTCCGCCATCGGCGCGGCCATGATCGGCTGGTTGGGGACCGCGATGCTCTGCTACGTGACGCCCAAGGAGCATCTGGGGCTTCCCGACAAGCAGGACGTGAAGGACGGCGTGATCGCCTACAAGATCGCCGCGCACGCCGCGGACATCGCCAAGGGCCACCCGGGGGCCCGCGAGTGGGACGACGCGCTCTCGCGGGCGCGCTTCGAGTTCCGCTGGGAGGATCAGTTCAATCTCGCGCTGGATCCCGAGACGGCGCGGAAGTTCCACGACGAGACCCTGCCCGCGGAGGGCGCCAAGCTCGCCCACTTCTGCTCGATGTGCGGTCCGCACTTCTGCTCGATGAAGATCACCCAGGAGGTGCGCGATTTCGCGGCCAAGCAGGGCGCGGCCGGCGAAGCCGCCGATCCCGCCCCCGTGGATCCCAAGGCGATCGCCCAGGGCCTGCGCGAGAAGGCGGCGGAGTTCAAGCGCGCGGGCGGGGAGCTCTACGTGCGGCCGTCGCCCTAGGGCGGCCGCGCGGCGATGGACTTCGCCGACTCCCCCGCGGAGGCCGGGTTCCGGGCCGAGCTGCGCGCCTGGCTCGCCGCGCATCTGCCGGAGCACCGCGCGACGTATCCGCCGTCGGACGACGAGCTCACCCTGCATCCGGACAAGTCGTTCGACGCCTGCCGCGCCTGGCACCGACGGATGCACGAGGGCGGCTGGGTGGGCCTTCGCTGGCCGCGGGAGTACGGGGGGCGCGGGGCGACCCTGACCGAGCAGCTCATCTTCGCCGAGGAGCTGATCGCGGCGGGGGCCCCGCCGGGCGTCAACACCATCGGGCTCGGCATGGTCGCGCCCGCCATCATGGTGCATGGCACGCCGGAGCAGAAGGCGCGCTGGCTCCGTCCCATCCTCGCCGCCGACGAGATCTGGTGCCAGGGCTTCTCCGAGCCCAACGCGGGGAGCGACCTCGCCAACGTCTCGACGCGCGCGGTTCTCGACGGCGACCACTTCGTCATCACCGGCCAGAAGGTGTGGACCTCCAACGCCCACCGCTCCGACTACTGCATCCTGCTCGCGCGAAGCGACCCCGGCTCGACACGTCACAAGGGGCTCTCCTGCCTCCTGGTCGACATGCACGCGACCGGCATCACGATCCGGCCGCTCCGCCAGCTCACCGGCGACTCCGAGTTCAACGAGGTGTTCTTCGACGGCGCCCGCGTGGCCGCCTCCCGCCTGCTGGGCACGCTCCACCGGGGCTGGGACGTCGCGGTGACCATCCTGATGTACGAGCGGCAATCGATCGGCGGGATGGTGAACCTCCACCTGTTCATCGATCGCGTGCTCGACCTCGCGCGTCGGCAGGGCGCGGGCGATCCCGTGCTGCGCCAGCGCCTCGCCGAGCTGGTGATCGCGGGGCGCGCCCTGCGGCTGACGAACCTCCGCTACGTGACGCGCGAGCTGGCGGGGATTCCGGTGGGCGCGGAGGGCTCGGTGCTCAAGCTCACCTTCACCGACGCCTACAAGCAGATGGCGGAGGTCGCGGCGTCCATTTTGGGCCCCTACTCCCAGCTCTGGGGCGGCGACGGCCGGGCGCCGGAGGACGGGCGATGGGCGTTCCAGACCCTCTTCGCCCACCGCTTCGGCATCGCCGGCGGCACCGACCAGATTCAGAGGAACATCATCGGCGACCGCCTGCTCGGACTCCCCCGCTAGCGCGGCGCGACTCGGGACCGCTCCCTCAACTACCGTAGGGTGCCCGCGGCAGGACGGCTAGGCGGCATCCGGGTCGATGCCGTAGTCCTTGAGCTTCTTGCGCAGCGTGTTGCGGTTGATGCCGAGGAGCTGCGCGGCGCGGACCTGATTGCCCTTGGTCTCGCGCATGACGGCGCGGAGCAGCGGCTTCTCCATCAGCCCTACCATGAGGGCGTGGAGGTTTGCGGAGGCGTGGCCACGCATGCCGCGCACGCACTCGTGCATCTTCCGCTCGATGATCTCCTCGAGTGTCGAGTCAGGGGCGACGCCGGCCGCCGCCGACACGGGGCCGATCGGCAGGTGCTCGGGGAGCACCACCCCCGACCCCGCCATCACCATCGCGCGCTGGATGACGTTCTCCAGCTCGCGCACGTTGCCCGGCCAATCGTAGCCGACCATGCGATCCATGGCCTCGGGCGCGATGATGCGCTCGCCCAGGGACTGCGCGTACTTGGCGAGGAAATGCTCGATGAGGAGGGGGATGTCCTGCCGGCGCTCGCGGAGGGCGGGCAACGAGAGCGACACGACGTTGAGGCGGTAGAAGAGGTCCTCCCGGAAGCGGCCCTCCTTCATCATGCCCTCGAGATCTCGGTGAGTGGCCGCCAGCACGCGGACGTCCATGCGGATCAGCTCGTGGCCGCCCACGCGCTCGAAGGCCCGCTCCTGGAGCGCGCGCAGCAGCTTCACCTGCAGCTCCGGCGGCATGTCACCGATCTCGTCGAAGAAGACGCTACCGCCGTGGGCCAGCTCGAGCTTGCCGAGCCGCCGCTCCTTGGCGTCGGTGAACGCGCCCTTCTCGTGGCCGAACAGCTCGGATTCCAGCAGAGTGCCGGGAATGGCCGCCGCCGAGATGCCCACGAAGGGCCGGCCCGCGCGCCGGCTGTAGTGGTGGAGAGCCCGCGCCACCACTTCCTTGCCGGTGCCCGACTCTCCGCGGAGCAGCACGCTCACGTCGCTGGCGGCGACGCGCCCGATGGTCTTGTACACCTCCTGCATGGTGGGGTGGCGGCCCACGAGGGCGCCGAACTCCCACACCTCCCGGAGCCCGCTCTTGAGCGAGGCGACCTCCTGGGTGAGGCGGCGC from the Candidatus Methylomirabilota bacterium genome contains:
- a CDS encoding acyl-CoA dehydrogenase family protein, which codes for MDFADSPAEAGFRAELRAWLAAHLPEHRATYPPSDDELTLHPDKSFDACRAWHRRMHEGGWVGLRWPREYGGRGATLTEQLIFAEELIAAGAPPGVNTIGLGMVAPAIMVHGTPEQKARWLRPILAADEIWCQGFSEPNAGSDLANVSTRAVLDGDHFVITGQKVWTSNAHRSDYCILLARSDPGSTRHKGLSCLLVDMHATGITIRPLRQLTGDSEFNEVFFDGARVAASRLLGTLHRGWDVAVTILMYERQSIGGMVNLHLFIDRVLDLARRQGAGDPVLRQRLAELVIAGRALRLTNLRYVTRELAGIPVGAEGSVLKLTFTDAYKQMAEVAASILGPYSQLWGGDGRAPEDGRWAFQTLFAHRFGIAGGTDQIQRNIIGDRLLGLPR
- the thiC gene encoding phosphomethylpyrimidine synthase ThiC, encoding MKTYLFSPHDASLRVPVRELSLTNGERLRLYDTSGPYTDPDFTPDLKQGLPPLRRSWIEGRGDVEPGAGGRWGLRARPGGRVTQMHYARRGEITSEMAFVAVREGMEAEVVRDEVARGRAIIPSNINHPESEPMIIGRRFLVKINANIGNSAVASSIEEEVDKMTWATRWGADTIMDLSTGKNIHETREWILRNSPVPIGTVPIYQALEKVGGKAEDLTWEVYRDTLIEQAEQGVDYFTIHAGVLLRYVPLTAKRVTGIVSRGGSIMAKWCLAHHQESFLYTRFREICEIMAAYDVAFSLGDGLRPGCQADANDEAQFAELDTLGELTTLAWEQDCQVMIEGPGHVPMHLIKENMDRQLATCHEAPFYTLGPLTTDVAPGYDHITSAIGAAMIGWLGTAMLCYVTPKEHLGLPDKQDVKDGVIAYKIAAHAADIAKGHPGAREWDDALSRARFEFRWEDQFNLALDPETARKFHDETLPAEGAKLAHFCSMCGPHFCSMKITQEVRDFAAKQGAAGEAADPAPVDPKAIAQGLREKAAEFKRAGGELYVRPSP
- a CDS encoding sigma-54 dependent transcriptional regulator encodes the protein MSERVAHGHILIADDEDGLRWVLEKGFRGAGYTVTAVKDGTAALRETESQAFDLVLLDVRMPGIDGLTLLGQLRARRPDALIVIMTAHGTMETAVAAMQQGAYDYLAKPFDLDEALLLAERALSARRLTQEVASLKSGLREVWEFGALVGRHPTMQEVYKTIGRVAASDVSVLLRGESGTGKEVVARALHHYSRRAGRPFVGISAAAIPGTLLESELFGHEKGAFTDAKERRLGKLELAHGGSVFFDEIGDMPPELQVKLLRALQERAFERVGGHELIRMDVRVLAATHRDLEGMMKEGRFREDLFYRLNVVSLSLPALRERRQDIPLLIEHFLAKYAQSLGERIIAPEAMDRMVGYDWPGNVRELENVIQRAMVMAGSGVVLPEHLPIGPVSAAAGVAPDSTLEEIIERKMHECVRGMRGHASANLHALMVGLMEKPLLRAVMRETKGNQVRAAQLLGINRNTLRKKLKDYGIDPDAA
- a CDS encoding GAF domain-containing protein — encoded protein: MAANEPRLAAARELEVFAESSWLVASTLDLGEVLERLADVAQTRLGVDIVRIWLAGDRAGTLTLRTETGTSGQDVEYQQRFRMGEGLAGSVLESQQPLVVPDVLADSRVRNRGWFEAEGVRSVLLVPILLDMSPIGIIACMTRARREFSPEEVKLAAAVAAPAATAVRNAGLYAEALERLAEIQAFQRVTSETLSSPDLETALRTVVRETRELLRADGAFCSLVEPTSQDAETVVTQGARTAQFPRVRLVAGDGMAGLVLAERRAVRTDDYLADTRFSRSAVLDDWARAEETRAMIGAPILDREGKVTAILWAYRRSHAHFTDKDETVIVGLAQQAALAIGTVRGMEGERQRARQTASLLEVAQVCASTLELRPLLRAVARQVAQALGAERCTINLFQGDRLVPVMAQFADGHVDHDLWGRFKALAEAGVQQMLADSEAARTRRPVVIDDASRSGLVTPAWVEAFGLRSVLVVPLISGDRVIGTLSLDETRAPRVWTPGDQDLAMTMGAQVALGVDRARQYEESAQRAAEVQTLSAVGETLASTLDIQEVLDAIADSATKLTGAQRSVVFEMDQEADHLLARAVRGMPVDKGYVVLVGQGAVGTAVARRAPVWSADVVGDPPPGYDSIQVQEKASLAEMAKRFGYRAVLAVPVVSRETVLGAVGIYWDETHRPAEREIRLLTALARQAAIAMDNARLVTDLRHTLDDLKAAQETLVRGATLRAVGELAAGAAHHLNNLMAVVLGRTQLILMKKPPEDLVASLRTIERSAVDAAETVRRIQAFGRTDKDDVVGAVDLDAVIGEGIQLTRPRWEHEAQIRGARIEVVYDPAPLPRVPGRAAEIREVVTSLLLNAVDAMPSGGRIVIRTQADKNRVGVTISDSGTGMGADVKRRAFEPFFTTKGVKSTGLGLAVAYGTIRRHGGEISMDSTEGIGTTVSFWLPGAAAAVAPPVAPVAAPLERKGKILVIDDEASVLEIVAEVLTTHGHSVTVAHGGREGLLAFSAGRFDLVMTDLGMPDLNGWDVVRSVKESRATTPVLVLTGWGDTAEAPAGVRPDGFLTKPFDLKRLAAEVGAAISQA